One region of Quercus lobata isolate SW786 chromosome 2, ValleyOak3.0 Primary Assembly, whole genome shotgun sequence genomic DNA includes:
- the LOC115976639 gene encoding monodehydroascorbate reductase 4, peroxisomal yields MGRAFAYVILGGGVAAGYAALEFTKRGVSQGELCIISEEPVAPYERPALSKGFLLPEARARLPSFHTCVGDNEERLTPKWYKEHGIELVLGTRVKSADVRRKTLLTATGETISYKILLVATGARALKLEEFGVTGSDAENVCYLRDLADANRIFDAMQSCPGGNAIVIGGGYIGMECAASLVINKINVTMVFPEAHCMARLFTPKIASYYEDYYKSKGVTFIKGTVLSSFDIDSDGKVTAVNLRDGSLLPADMVVVGIGIRPNTGLFEGQLTLEKGGIKVNGKLQSSNSSIYAIGDVAAFPVKLFGESRRLEHVDSARRSARHAVAAIMEPEKTGEFDYLPFFYSRVFTMSWQFYGDNVGEVVHYGDFSGNTIGAYWVSKGYLVGSFLEGGTKEEYEAIAKTTRLKPAIEDLGELERQGLGFALTVSQKPLPSPPVEVNGFGLVLERPIYALHATAGVIVAASIAAFAYWYGRRRRRW; encoded by the exons atgggAAGGGCGTTTGCGTATGTGATTCTTGGAGGAGGAGTGGCAGCTGGGTATGCAGCTCTTGAATTCACAAAGAGGGGAGTCTCTCAAGGTGAACTCTGCATAATCTCTGAAGAACCA GTTGCACCTTATGAGAGACCTGCATTAAGCAAAGGCTTTTTACTTCCTGAAG CTCGTGCACGGCTTCCATCATTTCATACATGTGTTGGTGATAATGAGGAAAGGTTAACTCCAAAGTGGTATAAGGAACATG GAATTGAGTTAGTTCTTGGAACGCGTGTCAAGTCTGCTGATGTAAGGCGTAAGACACTATTAACAGCAACTGGGGAGACTATAAGTTACAAGATTCTTCTTGTTGCTACAGGTGCTCGG GCTTTGAAGCTTGAAGAATTTGGAGTGACAGGATCAGATGCTGAAAATGTGTGCTATCTACGAGATTTGGCTGATGCAAATAGAATTTTTGATGCAATGCAATCCTGTCCTGGTGGGAATGCTATTGTCATTGGTGGTGGCTACATTGGAATGGAGTGCGCTGCATCTTTggtgataaataaaataaatgtaaccATGGTTTTCCCAGAAGCACATTGCA TGGCTCGTTTATTTACTCCCAAGATTGCAAGTTATTATGAAGATTATTATAAGTCCAAAGGAGTAACTTTCATTAAAGGAACTGTCTTGTCATCATTTGATATCGACTCTGATGGGAAG GTCACTGCTGTCAATCTTAGAGATGGAAGTCTGCTACCTGCAGACATGGTTGTTGTTGGTATAGGAATCCGCCCAAACACAGGCTTGTTTGAAGGCCAACTAACTTTGGAGAAGGGTGGGATCAAAGTAAATGGAAAGTTGCAGTCAAGTAATAGCTCAATCTATGCAATAGGTGATGTTGCAGCATTTCCAGTTAAACTATTTGGTGAATCCCGTAGACTTGAACACGTGGACTCAGCTCGAAGGTCTGCAAGACATGCTGTTGCTGCAATAATGGAACCAGAAAAAACGGGTGAATTTGACTACTTACCATTTTTTTACTCCAGAGTCTTCACAATGTCTTGGCAGTTTTATGGGGACAATGTAGGGGAAGTAGTCCACTATGGGGATTTCTCAGGAAATACAATCGGTGCATATTGGGTAAGCAAGGGTTACCTTGTTGGATCTTTCCTGGAAGGTGGAACCAAAGAAGAGTATGAGGCTATAGCCAAGACCACCAGGCTCAAGCCAGCAATTGAAGACCTGGGTGAGTTGGAAAGGCAGGGTTTGGGCTTTGCATTGACAGTTAGTCAGAAGCCACTGCCATCACCACCTGTTGAAGTAAATGGTTTTGGTCTTGTTCTGGAGAGACCAATATATGCTTTGCATGCAACTGCTGGTGTCATTGTGGCTGCTTCAATAGCTGCATTTGCGTACTGGTATGGGAGGAGGCGCAGAAGGTGGTAA
- the LOC115976641 gene encoding 50S ribosomal protein L12, chloroplastic: protein MATNTLSTISLTLRSPSYPSPAPKPTFLHFPTAKPTQRRLTHFRPISAVSAPEKIEELGAQISSLTLEEAKTLVDYLQEKLGVSAASFAPVAVAGAAVAGADAGPAVVEEKTEFDVVIEDVPSSSRISVIKAVRALTSLALKEAKELIEGLPKKFKEGVSKDEAEEAKKQLEEAGAKIAIV, encoded by the coding sequence ATGGCCACAAACACTCTCTCCACAATCTCCCTCACACTCCGTTCCCCCTCTTATCCTTCACCCGCTCCAAAACCCACTTTCCTCCACTTCCCCACCGCTAAACCCACCCAGCGTCGTCTCACCCACTTCCGTCCCATCTCCGCAGTGTCCGCCCCAGAAAAGATCGAAGAGCTCGGCGCCCAAATCTCCTCCCTCACTCTCGAAGAAGCCAAGACCTTGGTCGACTACCTCCAAGAAAAGCTCGGCGTCTCCGCCGCCTCCTTCGCCCCAGTAGCCGTCGCCGGAGCCGCCGTCGCTGGAGCTGACGCGGGACCAGCCGTTGTCGAAGAGAAGACCGAGTTCGACGTGGTTATCGAGGATGTCCCCAGCAGTTCGAGGATTTCGGTGATCAAGGCGGTGAGGGCGTTGACGAGCTTGGCTTTGAAGGAGGCTAAGGAGTTGATTGAAGGGTTGCCGAAGAAGTTTAAGGAAGGGGTTTCTAAAGATGAGGCTGAAGAGGCCAAGAAGCAGCTCGAGGAAGCTGGAGCTAAGATTGCTATTGtgtaa
- the LOC115978272 gene encoding 50S ribosomal protein L12-1, chloroplastic-like: MAINTLSTISLTLRSPSYPSPTPKPTFLHFPSTKPTHCLTYFRPIFAVSTPEKIEKLCAQISSLTLEEAKSLVDYLQKKLNISPASFARIAATVTGADVGPTVVQEKTEFEVVIEDVPSSSRISVIKVVRALTSFALKEAKKLIEGLLKKFKEGVSKDEAEEAKKQLEEAGAKIAIV, translated from the exons ATGGCCATAAACACTCTCTCCACAAT CTCCCTCACACTCCGTTCCCCCTCTTATCCTTCACCCACACCAAAACCCACTTTCCTCCACTTCCCATCCACTAAACCCACCCACTGTCTCACCTACTTCCGTCCCATCTTCGCCGTGTCCACCCCAGAAAAGATCGAAAAGCTTTGCGCCCAAATCTCCTCCCTCACTCTCGAAGAAGCCAAGAGCTTGGTCGACTACCTCCAAAAAAAGCTCAACATCTCCCCCGCCTCCTTCGCCCGAATAGCTGCCACTGTCACTGGAGCTGACGTGGGGCCCACCGTTGTCCAAGAGAAGACTGAGTTCGAAGTGGTTATCGAGGATGTCCCCAGCAGTTCGAGGATTTCGGTGATTAAGGTGGTGAGGGCGTTGACGAGCTTTGCTTTGAAGGAGGCTAAGAAGTTGATTGAAGGGTTGCTTAAGAAGTTTAAGGAAGGGGTTTCTAAAGATGAGGCTGAAGAGGCCAAGAAGCAACTTGAGGAAGCTGGGGCTAAGATTGCTATTGtgtaa
- the LOC115976642 gene encoding serine/threonine-protein kinase ATM-like, translated as MGTVETKSKTLIAEPAKPQVHKEKDFELGIDGSAGSGAGSEGAQENGNRVSVNGKEGLDGDLGGGFVEGVKNQVVGTEISVEEGLRGRDFDVLGGGEKDGLEDCEMKGVTSLLKMRESVKVVEVQDGGESESFKKLETLGVEGMASGVDGVSRVVDIGGGVSNKDVEESEHLGEGFVVKDNGGGLSENGQDPDGEIGIVEVPIEDMVVNNEMEEEEGVVDEGHEFSVGDFVWGKIRSHPWWPGQVYDPSDASDYAAKLKVKDRLLVAYFGDGTFAWCQPSQLKPFEENFEEMSRQSNSKTFVHAVHKAVDEISRLLELEMTCSCVTKENGDGLDRPLAVNAGIKDGVNVPEGGIGKLSNIMTEPVDLLGEVKQIAQNISFPSTLGLWVLKSRLAAFYRAKGGYPLPLFHELQPIPGLEDDLNYGAAGISNTVEVPIQGPFAEEWLSSPISPKFGQTGQTTLQKCLGNSDDRLHQRRKQKSIAEIMEGNNDVTAKGKDGDVAEEETTTGKLATSSARKKRKGIDETDAHLGNEATSVTRTKRKARMLRSPLSTNSKVSSVKNDGIGGKEETKKSPSSRRSKKNVDVSIENDGVGEAKGKIEKGSLSRERKKSKYLSPPFTSLIGVQKKKDIEAGSCKVSNEAELGEQITTAAGHLAGSPPILKRSRDKLQKKISPELGLGHEPSNISSPQTPKQDLIPVIDPMKVKAPTNQVLTQVRYAALNPTMENKSLEMMGNFMSILRSSVYRDGSNYKAYNKRQTGRKRKNIDTGPGSLGKDQNHTDHKSPGHESKRRKINKNKEPESNQAKPKKSAEIPDAKLKKPKSKQAAGKSKMKTSVKENEGEASAVAALFATFGPGSCLPTKADLLKIYSKFGALNEAETDMFYNSFCARIAFIRSSDAEAALNQSLQSNPFKSAYVTFRLLYPKPGSKTREIREIPPPNAVSVPSVQGKTQEKSSDSQPLQLDYLKQKLEMMNSMLENSGGKVSPDTKGKLESEIKGLLEKLSTEPGSSSS; from the coding sequence ATGGGAACGGTTGAGACCAAGTCTAAAACCCTAATAGCTGAACCAGCTAAACCTCAAGTCCATAAAGAGAAAGACTTTGAATTGGGTATTGATGGTTCGGCCGGTTCTGGGGCAGGTTCAGAGGGGGCGCAAGAAAATGGGAATAGGGTTTCTGTAAATGGAAAGGAGGGTTTGGATGGTGATTTGGGAGGTGGGTTTGTTGAGGGAGTTAAGAATCAGGTAGTTGGGACCGAAATTTCGGTAGAGGAGGGTTTGAGAGGCCGAGATTTTGATGTTTTGGGTGGAGGGGAGAAAGATGGGCTCGAGGATTGTGAGATGAAGGGAGTAACTTCTTtgttgaaaatgagagaaagtGTGAAGGTAGTTGAGGTTCAAGATGGtggtgagagtgagagtttCAAAAAGTTGGAAACTTTAGGCGTTGAGGGAATGGCCAGTGGTGTTGATGGGGTGTCACGTGTTGTAGATATAGGCGGGGGAGTCTCGAATAAAGATGTGGAAGAGAGTGAGCATTTGGGAGAGGGATTTGTGGTTAAGGATAATGGTGGTGGTTTGAGCGAAAATGGGCAAGACCCAGATGGGGAAATTGGGATTGTTGAGGTTCCAATTGAGGATATGGTTGTGAACAATGAGATGGAAGAAGAGGAGGGTGTGGTTGATGAAGGGCATGAGTTTTCTGTGGGTGATTTTGTGTGGGGTAAGATTAGGAGTCACCCTTGGTGGCCAGGCCAGGTATATGATCCTTCAGATGCTTCAGATTATGCAGCGAAGTTGAAGGTGAAAGACCGGTTGCTTGTGGCATACTTTGGAGATGGCACGTTTGCTTGGTGCCAACCCTCTCAGTTGAAGCCTTTTGAGGAGAATTTTGAAGAGATGTCACGGCAGAGTAACTCAAAGACCTTTGTTCATGCTGTGCATAAGGCTGTGGATGAGATTAGTAGGCTTTTAGAGCTAGAGATGACTTGTTCTTGTGTAACAAAAGAGAACGGAGATGGACTTGATAGACCATTGGCAGTGAATGCTGGAATCAAGGATGGAGTCAATGTGCCAGAAGGTGGAATTGGGAAGCTTTCAAACATTATGACTGAGCCAGTGGACCTTCTCGGTGAAGTGAAACAAATTGCGCAGAATATTTCCTTTCCCAGCACACTTGGGCTTTGGGTGTTAAAGAGCCGGCTGGCAGCTTTTTATCGTGCAAAGGGGGGTTATCCCTTGCCTTTGTTTCATGAACTACAACCAATTCCCGGCCTTGAAGACGATTTGAATTATGGGGCAGCAGGCATAAGTAATACAGTGGAAGTCCCAATCCAAGGGCCATTTGCTGAAGAGTGGCTTTCTTCACCAATAAGTCCTAAATTTGGCCAAACTGGTCAAACCACGTTGCAGAAGTGCCTAGGGAATTCAGATGATAGACTACATCAAAGAAGGAAGCAAAAAAGTATTGCTGAAATTATGGAAGGGAACAACGATGTTACAGCAAAAGGCAAGGATGGAGATGTGGCTGAAGAAGAGACAACCACAGGCAAATTGGCAACATCATCTGcgaggaagaaaaggaaaggcaTTGATGAAACTGATGCTCATCTAGGCAATGAGGCAACTTCTGTAACAAGGACTAAGAGAAAGGCAAGGATGTTGAGGTCTCCATTAAGTACTAATAGCAAAGTTTCTAGTGTAAAAAATGATGGCATTGGTGGCAAGGAAGAAACGAAGAAGAGCCCTTCGTCTAGAAGGAGCAAGAAGAATGTAGATGTCAGCATTGAAAATGATGGTGTTGGTGAGGCCAAAGGAAAAATTGAGAAGGGCTCTTTGTCAAGGGAAAGGAAGAAGAGCAAGTACTTGTCCCCTCCCTTCACAAGTCTAATTGGGgtgcaaaagaagaaagacatAGAAGCAGGGTCCTGTAAAGTTTCTAATGAAGCTGAATTAGGGGAGCAGATTACCACTGCTGCTGGCCACCTTGCTGGGTCCCCTCCAATTCTGAAGCGTAGTCGTGACAAATTGCAGAAGAAAATCTCCCCAGAACTTGGGCTGGGGCATGAGCCTTCTAATATCTCAAGTCCTCAAACACCAAAACAAGATTTGATCCCAGTCATTGATCCGATGAAAGTTAAGGCACCCACTAATCAAGTGCTCACTCAAGTTCGCTATGCTGCTCTTAATCCCACAATGGAAAACAAATCCCTTGAAATGATGGGCAACTTTATGTCCATACTCAGAAGTTCAGTCTATCGTGATGGATCAAATTACAAAGCGTACAACAAGCGTCAAACTggtagaaagagaaagaatataGACACTGGGCCTGGGTCATTGGGTAAAGACCAAAATCATACTGACCACAAATCACCTGGACATGAATCCAAGCGGAGGAAGATCAATAAGAACAAGGAACCGGAGTCAAATCAGGCTAAACCAAAGAAATCTGCTGAAATACCAGATGCAAAGCTTAAAAAGCCTAAGTCAAAGCAAGCTGCTGGAAAATCCAAAATGAAGACCAGTGTTAAGGAGAATGAGGGGGAAGCTTCTGCTGTAGCAGCGCTTTTTGCGACATTTGGACCAGGATCCTGTTTGCCCACTAAAGCTGATCTTCTCAAAATTTATAGTAAGTTTGGCGCGCTAAATGAAGCGGAAACAGATATGTTCTACAACAGTTTCTGTGCTCGGATTGCCTTTATTAGGAGCTCTGATGCAGAAGCAGCCTTAAATCAGTCACTACAAAGTAACCCTTTTAAATCTGCCTATGTCACTTTCCGACTCCTATATCCAAAACCTGGATCGAAGACTCGTGAAATAAGAGAGATCCCACCACCAAACGCTGTTTCTGTACCCAGTGTCCAAGGCAAGACGCAAGAGAAGTCTTCTGATTCACAGCCATTACAACTTGACTACCTGAAGCAGAAACTTGAGATGATGAACTCAATGCTGGAAAACTCAGGTGGTAAGGTGTCGCCCGATACGAAAGGCAAATTGGAGAGTGAAATAAAAGGCCTATTGGAGAAGTTGAGCACTGAGCCAGGATCTTCCTCATCTTAG
- the LOC115976643 gene encoding universal stress protein A-like protein, producing the protein MEIEIEGGSVTRILMGVSESTIKGHPHASISSRGAFDWTIQKIVRHNTSAFKLLFLHVQVPDEDGFDDMDSIYASPEDFKNLMNRDRAKGLHLLEYFVTRCHEIGVSCEAWIKRGDAKEVICHEVKRVQPDLLVVGSRGLGPFQRVFVGTVSEFCVKHAECPVITIKRSADEAPQDPVDD; encoded by the exons ATGGAGATAGAGATAGAGGGTGGTTCCGTGACTCGAATATTGATGGGAGTGAGCGAGTCGACAATCAAAGGGCACCCACACGCTTCCATAAGCAGCAGAGGAGCTTTTGATTGGACAATCCAGAAGATCGTTCGCCACAACACCTCTGCTTTCAAGCTTCTCTTCCTTCATGTCCAAGTCCCCGATGAAGATG GTTTTGATGACATGGATAGTATTTATGCGTCACCTGaagattttaaaaacttgatGAACAGGGATCGGGCAAAAGGGCTTCACCTGCTTGAGTATTTTGTTACTAGATGTCATGAAATTGGG GTTTCTTGCGAGGCATGGATCAAGAGAGGTGATGCCAAAGAAGTAATCTGCCATGAGGTGAAGAGAGTCCAACCCGATCTTCTGGTTGTGGGAAGTCGGGGTCTTGGCCCTTTTCAGAG GGTTTTTGTAGGAACTGTAAGTGAATTCTGTGTGAAGCATGCTGAATGCCCTGTCATCACAATCAAACGCAGTGCAGATGAAGCTCCTCAGGACCCTGTTGATGACTGA